One Thermodesulfobacteriota bacterium DNA segment encodes these proteins:
- a CDS encoding glutamate-5-semialdehyde dehydrogenase gives MKTNESGSTATLVANVCRAAKEAAPALARAGTLAKNAALKAMSEGLLARAAFLKEENADDLEAGKARGLSAAMLDRLLLNDARIRQMSDGILEVAALPDPVGGIGRMERRPNGLLVGRMRIPLGVIGIIYESRPNVTADAAALCVKSGNAVVLRGGSEAIRSNAAIVEILREAMSRAGLPVDAVSFIPVTDRTAIDVMLEQEDSIDLIIPRGGEGLIRSVAEKSRIPVIKHYKGVCHIFVDESADIEPSVKVCVNAKAQRPGVCNAMETLLVHEAIAPEFLPTLAKAMAGAGVELRGCPETVRLLPGTRPAAESDWGTEYLDLILAVRVVPSMEAAMEHIRRHGSLHTEAILTRDHGRAMRFLREVDSSLVLVNASTRFNDGFQLGLGAEIGISTTKIHAFGPMGLEELTTSKFVAFGDGQVRQ, from the coding sequence ATGAAGACGAACGAGAGCGGATCGACCGCAACGCTGGTGGCGAACGTCTGCCGCGCCGCGAAGGAGGCGGCGCCCGCGCTGGCGCGCGCCGGGACGCTGGCGAAGAACGCCGCGCTCAAGGCGATGTCCGAGGGGCTGCTCGCCCGGGCGGCGTTCCTCAAGGAGGAGAATGCCGACGACCTGGAGGCCGGGAAGGCGCGGGGGCTCTCCGCGGCGATGCTGGACCGGCTGCTGCTGAACGACGCCCGGATCCGCCAGATGTCCGACGGCATCCTTGAGGTGGCCGCCCTCCCCGATCCCGTCGGCGGGATCGGGAGGATGGAGCGCCGCCCCAACGGGCTGCTCGTCGGGCGGATGCGGATCCCGCTCGGCGTGATCGGGATCATCTACGAGTCGCGCCCCAACGTGACCGCGGACGCCGCGGCGCTGTGCGTGAAGTCCGGCAACGCCGTTGTCCTGCGGGGCGGCTCCGAGGCGATCCGGTCGAACGCCGCCATCGTGGAGATCCTGCGCGAGGCCATGTCCCGGGCGGGGCTTCCCGTGGACGCCGTCTCCTTCATCCCCGTGACGGACCGCACGGCGATCGACGTGATGCTGGAGCAGGAGGACAGCATCGACCTCATCATTCCCCGGGGCGGCGAGGGGCTCATCCGCAGCGTCGCGGAGAAGTCGCGCATCCCCGTGATCAAGCACTACAAGGGGGTCTGCCACATCTTCGTGGACGAGAGCGCGGACATCGAGCCGTCCGTGAAGGTGTGCGTCAACGCCAAGGCGCAGCGCCCCGGCGTCTGCAACGCGATGGAGACGCTCCTCGTGCACGAGGCGATCGCGCCGGAGTTCCTGCCGACGCTGGCGAAGGCGATGGCCGGCGCGGGGGTCGAGCTGCGCGGCTGCCCCGAGACGGTGCGGCTGCTCCCCGGGACCCGCCCCGCGGCGGAGTCCGACTGGGGGACGGAGTACCTCGACCTGATCCTTGCGGTCCGCGTGGTCCCCTCGATGGAAGCGGCGATGGAGCACATCCGCCGCCACGGGTCGCTCCACACCGAGGCCATCCTGACCCGCGACCACGGCCGCGCGATGCGCTTCCTGCGCGAGGTGGACTCCTCCCTGGTGCTGGTGAACGCGTCGACCCGCTTCAACGACGGCTTCCAGCTCGGCCTCGGCGCGGAGATCGGGATCAGCACCACGAAGATCCACGCCTTCGGCCCGATGGGGCTGGAGGAGCTGACGACCTCCAAGTTCGTCGCGTTCGGGGACGGGCAGGTCCGGCAGTGA
- the nadD gene encoding nicotinate-nucleotide adenylyltransferase, which produces MTPPARGDIAVYGGTFDPFHNGHLRMAVEVMEAFGLPRVLLVPSARPPHKPGRPVASAEDRLAMARAAVAAVEGLEVLDLELRREGPSYSLRTVLDLREAHSGAGVLFLIGADAFSEITTWHRHEELLDACDFLLLPRPGTPPEAAFPPGLRLEREENRCYSLPGRTFLLPGGRRVLCPALPVLDISSRSIREKVRQGRSVRGLVPPEVERYIAERGLYRGE; this is translated from the coding sequence GTGACGCCGCCGGCGCGCGGGGACATCGCCGTCTACGGCGGCACGTTCGACCCCTTCCACAACGGCCACCTGCGGATGGCGGTCGAGGTGATGGAGGCGTTCGGCCTCCCGCGCGTCCTCCTGGTCCCCTCGGCCCGCCCGCCGCACAAGCCGGGACGCCCCGTGGCGTCCGCGGAGGACCGCCTCGCGATGGCGCGCGCCGCCGTCGCAGCCGTCGAGGGGCTCGAGGTGCTCGACCTCGAGCTGCGGAGGGAGGGCCCCTCCTACTCCCTGCGGACGGTCCTCGACCTGCGGGAGGCCCATTCGGGCGCAGGGGTCCTGTTCCTCATCGGGGCCGACGCGTTCTCCGAGATCACGACATGGCACCGGCACGAGGAGCTGCTCGATGCGTGCGACTTCCTGCTCCTCCCCCGGCCCGGCACGCCTCCGGAAGCCGCGTTCCCGCCGGGGCTGCGCCTTGAACGGGAGGAGAACCGTTGTTATAGTTTACCGGGGCGCACCTTCCTCCTTCCCGGCGGACGGAGGGTGCTGTGCCCCGCTCTCCCGGTCCTGGACATCTCGTCGCGCTCCATCCGGGAAAAAGTCCGGCAAGGCCGGTCCGTCCGCGGCCTCGTTCCGCCGGAGGTGGAACGGTACATCGCGGAGCGCGGGCTCTACCGGGGGGAATAG
- the rsfS gene encoding ribosome silencing factor, with protein MPAITTIETLIRSALLARDKKGLDIRALDVREIAGYADYFLLCSGSSDRHVAALAQHIEETLKKELGVRPLGVEGLREGRWALIDYGDIVVHVFLESVREFYNFDRLWGAAPEVPLPEE; from the coding sequence TTGCCGGCCATCACCACGATCGAAACGCTGATCCGCAGCGCCCTGCTGGCCCGGGACAAGAAGGGGCTGGACATCCGCGCGCTGGACGTTCGGGAGATCGCGGGCTACGCCGACTACTTCCTGCTCTGCTCCGGAAGCTCCGACCGGCACGTCGCGGCGCTCGCGCAGCACATCGAGGAAACGCTGAAGAAGGAGCTCGGGGTCCGGCCGCTCGGGGTCGAAGGGCTCCGGGAAGGGCGCTGGGCGCTGATCGACTACGGCGACATCGTGGTCCACGTGTTCCTGGAGAGCGTCCGCGAGTTCTACAATTTCGACCGGCTGTGGGGAGCGGCGCCCGAGGTGCCCCTCCCGGAGGAATAG
- a CDS encoding DUF1015 domain-containing protein, with the protein MADVKPFRGIHYDSGRVGDLTLVVTPPYDVISPEEQEALHRRHERNIVRIDFGREMEGDRPGSDKYSRAAGWFREWLADGTLVRDPDPSLYYYEQEFTIPGKGTFVRKGFLGALKLSPFGEGVVFPHERTHSGPKVDRLLLMRATDAHMSPIFGLFSDPGNEVASILRDGMPPAPELAATDDLGVMHRVWRVSDPKKIRRVVAWMSGKGVFIADGHHRYETALAFRDEMRAKHGANPDAAYEHVLMFLCNMDDEGIVILPTHRGLHSLPDFSEERFLSRVREFLPVESRQGSPEDAMRAVEETGRNGKVIGWSAGDGRYHLVTFPEPERFCEAHMANHPPQLRSLDVVLLHGFLFERLLGISPEAVTHGQFVRYYKDPSKAAKELSSGAIQAAFFMNAVTIPEFRDVSLSGHVLPQKTTFFYPKIGTGLLIFPVGPQDRVPG; encoded by the coding sequence ATGGCCGACGTGAAGCCGTTCCGCGGGATCCATTACGATTCGGGCCGCGTGGGCGACCTGACCCTCGTGGTGACGCCGCCCTACGACGTCATCTCGCCGGAGGAGCAGGAGGCGCTGCACCGGCGCCACGAGCGCAACATCGTCCGGATCGATTTCGGCAGGGAGATGGAAGGCGACCGTCCCGGCTCGGACAAGTACAGCCGCGCGGCCGGCTGGTTCCGCGAGTGGCTGGCCGACGGGACGCTGGTCCGCGATCCCGATCCCTCCCTCTATTACTACGAGCAGGAGTTCACGATCCCCGGCAAGGGGACGTTCGTGCGGAAGGGGTTCCTGGGGGCGCTGAAGCTGTCGCCCTTCGGCGAGGGCGTGGTGTTCCCCCACGAGCGGACGCACTCCGGGCCGAAAGTGGACCGCCTCCTCCTGATGCGGGCGACGGACGCGCACATGAGCCCCATCTTCGGGCTGTTCTCCGACCCCGGCAACGAGGTCGCGTCGATCCTGCGCGACGGGATGCCCCCCGCCCCGGAGCTGGCCGCGACCGACGATCTCGGCGTGATGCACCGCGTGTGGAGGGTCTCCGACCCGAAAAAGATCCGGCGCGTCGTCGCGTGGATGTCCGGCAAGGGCGTCTTCATCGCGGACGGCCACCATCGGTACGAGACGGCGCTGGCGTTTCGCGACGAGATGCGCGCGAAGCACGGCGCGAACCCCGACGCCGCCTACGAGCACGTGCTGATGTTCCTGTGCAACATGGACGACGAGGGGATCGTCATCCTTCCGACCCACCGGGGGCTGCACTCCCTGCCGGATTTCTCGGAGGAGCGGTTCCTCTCCCGGGTCCGGGAGTTCCTGCCGGTGGAGAGCCGGCAGGGATCGCCCGAGGACGCGATGCGGGCGGTGGAGGAGACCGGCCGGAACGGCAAGGTCATCGGCTGGTCCGCCGGCGACGGGCGGTACCACCTGGTCACTTTTCCGGAACCGGAGCGGTTCTGCGAGGCGCACATGGCGAATCATCCGCCGCAGCTTCGATCGCTCGACGTGGTGCTGCTCCACGGCTTCCTGTTCGAGCGGCTGCTCGGCATCTCCCCCGAGGCGGTCACCCACGGGCAGTTCGTCAGGTACTACAAGGATCCCTCGAAGGCGGCGAAGGAACTTTCCTCCGGGGCGATCCAGGCGGCCTTCTTCATGAATGCGGTGACGATCCCGGAGTTCCGCGACGTGTCGCTCTCGGGTCATGTCCTTCCGCAGAAGACGACGTTCTTCTACCCGAAGATCGGTACGGGGCTGCTCATCTTCCCCGTGGGTCCGCAGGACCGGGTGCCGGGGTAG
- a CDS encoding tetratricopeptide repeat protein, giving the protein MAVRLLFLMFVVVLIAFYYISVLNDLRVPFFYSPTLKVELAVYQMIILSFIVGAAMVVLGTMANDVTSAQRNWRERRERQRRKTARERAEKASELVQRGMLKEAVEELTRSLSVNPEDREALLLLASAQEEVGNPLEAVKALARVKQIDPSDLSVYFRLAALYRRMNDSEAALSALKAVEATEGDHPRAWEGIRDIHISRGEMVPAYAEQKKLMRHKGKDASPADHALFTALRYEKAMVRLSQGKADDAERRLRDLVKEEPAFCASYVALSDYLRPRSLADATEILLDGFRATRNPVFLIKLEDLNIETERPQAMIRIYSRLQQEFPSDFDVNLFMGKFFLRLEMIDEGLEQLLKAETLEPERESLHILLAEALRRRNRFESACQHYQRAYGYKRRYLIPFRCASCDSSTIKWTPRCPDCGAWNGYAIDHGSREYAVGATAR; this is encoded by the coding sequence ATGGCGGTCCGGCTCCTCTTCCTGATGTTCGTCGTCGTCCTGATCGCGTTCTACTACATCTCCGTCCTGAACGACCTGCGCGTGCCCTTCTTCTATTCCCCCACCCTGAAGGTCGAGCTGGCGGTCTACCAGATGATCATCCTCTCCTTCATCGTGGGAGCGGCCATGGTCGTCCTCGGGACGATGGCCAACGACGTCACTTCCGCCCAGCGGAACTGGCGGGAGCGCCGGGAGCGGCAACGCCGCAAGACCGCGCGGGAGCGGGCGGAGAAGGCGTCGGAGCTGGTCCAGCGGGGGATGCTCAAGGAAGCCGTCGAGGAGCTCACCCGCAGCCTCTCGGTGAATCCGGAGGACCGCGAGGCGCTTTTGCTCCTTGCGTCCGCGCAGGAGGAGGTGGGGAATCCTCTCGAGGCCGTGAAGGCGCTCGCGCGGGTGAAGCAGATCGATCCATCCGATCTCTCCGTCTACTTCCGGCTCGCGGCCCTGTACCGGCGGATGAACGACTCCGAGGCGGCGCTCTCGGCCCTCAAGGCCGTCGAGGCGACGGAAGGCGATCATCCCCGCGCGTGGGAAGGGATCCGGGACATCCACATCTCGCGGGGGGAGATGGTCCCCGCCTACGCCGAGCAGAAGAAGCTCATGCGCCACAAGGGGAAGGACGCCTCCCCCGCGGACCACGCCCTGTTCACCGCGCTCCGGTACGAGAAGGCCATGGTCCGGCTGTCGCAGGGGAAGGCCGACGACGCGGAGCGGCGGCTGCGCGACCTCGTCAAGGAGGAGCCCGCCTTCTGCGCCTCCTACGTCGCCCTCTCCGACTATTTGCGCCCCCGCAGCCTCGCGGATGCCACGGAGATCCTCCTCGACGGCTTCCGCGCCACGCGGAACCCCGTCTTCCTCATCAAGCTGGAGGACCTGAACATCGAGACGGAGCGGCCCCAGGCGATGATCCGGATCTATTCCCGGCTCCAGCAGGAGTTCCCGTCCGACTTCGACGTGAACCTGTTCATGGGGAAATTCTTCCTGCGGCTCGAGATGATCGACGAGGGGCTGGAACAGTTGTTGAAGGCCGAAACGCTGGAGCCCGAGCGGGAATCGCTGCACATCCTGCTCGCCGAGGCGCTCCGGCGGAGGAACCGCTTTGAGTCGGCCTGCCAGCACTACCAGCGCGCCTATGGATACAAGCGGCGCTACCTCATCCCGTTCCGTTGCGCCTCGTGCGATTCCTCCACCATCAAGTGGACCCCGCGATGCCCGGACTGCGGCGCCTGGAACGGGTACGCCATCGACCACGGAAGCCGGGAGTACGCGGTCGGCGCGACCGCGCGCTGA
- a CDS encoding DUF721 domain-containing protein, with the protein MIRKGPVPLSADLERALASLDIPQVTLLVTLLRSWPDIAGPLVSAKAVPSKLRNGVLTIAARNHAWAQELQMCKPALLSKIVAATGPKSPVTDLRFMVGPVPSPESAPEEPQDDAPSPPGPEPEGLSAVADPEMRESLRAISKHLRPR; encoded by the coding sequence ATGATCCGGAAAGGTCCCGTTCCCCTCTCGGCCGACCTGGAACGCGCCCTCGCGTCGCTGGATATCCCCCAGGTGACGCTCCTCGTCACCCTGCTCCGTTCCTGGCCGGACATCGCGGGCCCTCTCGTTTCGGCCAAGGCGGTCCCGTCGAAGCTCCGCAACGGCGTCCTGACGATTGCCGCCCGCAACCATGCCTGGGCGCAGGAGCTCCAGATGTGCAAGCCGGCACTGCTCTCGAAGATCGTCGCGGCGACCGGGCCGAAGAGCCCCGTTACCGACCTCCGGTTCATGGTGGGGCCCGTCCCTTCGCCGGAAAGCGCGCCGGAGGAACCGCAGGACGACGCCCCCTCCCCCCCCGGCCCTGAGCCGGAAGGGCTTTCGGCGGTCGCCGACCCGGAGATGAGGGAGTCCCTCCGGGCGATCTCGAAACATCTCCGTCCCCGATAG
- a CDS encoding L-threonylcarbamoyladenylate synthase — MTGLLRLDEGPRTGLPPEVIASLREGGMVICPTDTLYGIAVDPRSAAAVARLVAAKSRDRGKPIPLLLSGPEEAARWAREVPNAATRLMRRFWPGALTLVLPAAPGIHPAVTGGGDTVGLRVPDHPVPRELARGIGGAVTGTSANRGGEPGDWKSPEELVREFSGEADWILWSGASGPGPGSTVVRATDERPSLLREGAIPFRVVLEYLEKG, encoded by the coding sequence ATGACCGGGCTGCTCCGGCTGGACGAGGGCCCGCGGACGGGCCTCCCGCCGGAGGTGATCGCCTCCCTCCGGGAGGGCGGGATGGTGATCTGCCCGACGGACACCCTGTACGGCATCGCGGTGGACCCGCGCAGCGCGGCGGCCGTCGCCCGGCTGGTCGCCGCCAAGAGCCGCGACCGGGGGAAGCCGATCCCGCTGCTGCTCTCCGGCCCGGAGGAGGCCGCGCGCTGGGCGCGCGAAGTTCCGAACGCGGCCACCCGCCTCATGCGGCGCTTCTGGCCGGGTGCGCTCACGCTGGTGCTCCCCGCGGCTCCCGGCATCCACCCGGCGGTAACCGGCGGCGGCGACACGGTGGGGCTTCGCGTCCCCGACCATCCCGTCCCAAGGGAGCTGGCGCGGGGCATCGGGGGGGCCGTGACCGGGACCTCCGCGAACCGGGGAGGCGAGCCCGGCGACTGGAAGTCTCCCGAGGAGCTGGTCCGGGAGTTCTCGGGGGAGGCGGACTGGATCCTGTGGTCCGGCGCTTCGGGCCCGGGGCCGGGATCGACCGTCGTCCGGGCGACGGACGAGCGCCCGTCGCTGCTGCGGGAGGGGGCCATCCCCTTCCGCGTCGTCCTTGAATACCTGGAGAAAGGATGA
- the proB gene encoding glutamate 5-kinase, with protein sequence MIPEDSAGKRRRAGLSFPGIRRIVIKLGSGTVADPQEGLRDSTIRALAAQVSACWTEGGVESIVVTSGAVAAGRKKLGMTKRPRTVALKQAAAAVGQTTLMRAYERAFEKHGRHVAQLLLTHEDFEKRERYVNAQTTLATLLSRGIVPIVNENDTVATEEIRLEGDERGANDHLAALVTQMIGADLLILLTDSDGLFTKDPHRYPDAQRIPLVENPFDEAIRDAIGLGTSASGTGGMSSKIHAARVLSASGIPVVIASGLARRPILDTLEGKDAGTLILPRNTGKLSTRKMWIAYAQHPRGTVLVDDGAKKVLQEGGKSLLPAGVTGAQGDFARGEAVAIADQRGRVFARGIARWSREQVERGMGKRSEEVRRILGPDTPAEVVHRDDLTILPSPKPPEPRKGTP encoded by the coding sequence ATGATTCCTGAGGATTCCGCCGGGAAGCGCCGGAGGGCGGGGCTCTCCTTCCCCGGCATCCGGCGGATCGTGATCAAGCTGGGCAGCGGCACGGTCGCCGACCCGCAGGAGGGGCTTCGGGATTCGACGATCCGGGCGCTGGCCGCGCAGGTCTCCGCGTGCTGGACGGAAGGCGGGGTCGAGTCGATCGTCGTCACGTCCGGCGCCGTCGCCGCGGGAAGGAAGAAGCTGGGGATGACGAAGCGCCCGCGGACGGTGGCGCTGAAGCAGGCGGCGGCGGCGGTGGGGCAGACCACCCTCATGCGCGCCTACGAAAGGGCCTTCGAGAAGCACGGGCGGCACGTCGCGCAGCTCCTGCTCACGCACGAGGACTTCGAGAAGCGGGAGCGCTACGTCAACGCACAGACCACGCTGGCGACGCTCCTTTCCCGGGGGATCGTCCCGATCGTCAACGAGAACGACACGGTGGCCACCGAGGAGATCCGCCTGGAGGGCGACGAGCGGGGGGCCAACGACCACCTCGCCGCGCTGGTCACGCAGATGATCGGCGCCGACCTCCTGATCCTGCTCACCGACAGCGACGGGCTTTTCACGAAGGACCCGCACCGGTATCCCGACGCGCAGCGCATCCCCCTCGTGGAGAATCCCTTCGACGAGGCGATCCGGGACGCCATCGGGCTGGGGACATCCGCTTCGGGCACCGGCGGGATGAGCTCCAAGATCCATGCGGCGCGGGTGCTCTCCGCCTCGGGGATCCCGGTGGTCATCGCCTCCGGCCTCGCGCGGAGGCCGATCCTGGACACGCTCGAGGGAAAGGACGCGGGGACGCTGATCCTCCCCCGGAACACGGGAAAGCTGTCGACCCGCAAGATGTGGATCGCCTACGCGCAGCATCCGCGCGGGACGGTCCTGGTGGACGACGGCGCGAAGAAGGTGCTGCAGGAAGGGGGAAAGAGTCTGCTGCCCGCCGGGGTGACCGGCGCGCAGGGCGACTTCGCCCGGGGCGAGGCGGTGGCCATCGCCGACCAGCGCGGGCGCGTGTTCGCCCGGGGAATCGCGCGGTGGAGCCGGGAGCAGGTGGAGCGCGGCATGGGGAAGCGCAGCGAGGAGGTCCGGCGCATCCTCGGCCCGGACACCCCGGCCGAGGTCGTGCACCGCGACGACCTGACGATCCTCCCCTCCCCGAAACCGCCGGAACCGAGGAAAGGGACCCCATGA
- a CDS encoding methyltransferase domain-containing protein, with the protein MLSIRQPERGYRFSIDSVVLAGFAAPFCRGAALDLGTGSGILLLLLSRLSTEMASGVGVELQEELLECARENFRANGLDGKLRVETGDFRGELPGVVPASFGLVVSNPPYGRVGKGRRNPDPGKEAARHEVACSLPELFAAARRFMAPRGRFALILPAERMPEIAECARRERMSGRAFRLVHPREGMPPSRVLCAFSLESCGSPEDLPPLYLHGEEEKYCPEIERICRLFRAGRQPAW; encoded by the coding sequence ATGCTGTCGATCCGGCAGCCGGAGCGCGGATACCGCTTCTCGATCGACTCCGTCGTGCTGGCCGGTTTCGCCGCTCCCTTCTGCCGCGGCGCCGCCCTCGACCTGGGAACGGGCTCGGGGATCCTGCTGCTGCTTTTGTCGCGGCTTTCGACGGAGATGGCGTCCGGCGTCGGCGTGGAGCTCCAGGAGGAGCTGCTGGAGTGCGCCCGGGAGAATTTCCGGGCCAACGGGCTCGACGGCAAGCTGCGCGTCGAAACGGGCGATTTCCGGGGGGAGCTCCCCGGCGTCGTCCCGGCGTCGTTCGGCCTGGTGGTTTCCAATCCTCCGTACGGGCGGGTCGGGAAGGGGCGCCGCAATCCGGACCCGGGGAAGGAGGCGGCCCGGCACGAGGTGGCCTGCTCCCTCCCGGAGCTTTTCGCCGCCGCCCGCCGGTTCATGGCGCCCCGGGGGCGGTTCGCGCTGATCCTCCCGGCGGAGCGGATGCCGGAGATCGCGGAATGCGCCCGGCGGGAGCGGATGTCCGGCAGGGCCTTCCGGCTCGTTCATCCCCGCGAGGGGATGCCGCCTTCCCGGGTCCTGTGCGCTTTCTCCCTCGAATCGTGCGGCTCTCCCGAGGATCTGCCCCCGCTGTACCTCCACGGGGAGGAAGAGAAGTACTGCCCCGAGATCGAGCGCATCTGCCGCCTCTTCCGGGCCGGGAGGCAGCCAGCCTGGTAG
- a CDS encoding transglycosylase SLT domain-containing protein yields the protein MEAGAGFVRICAFLLALLAACPAGTSLAGAQAARSASGDPSLKSPVFSQWLIFSPAASSTQAAASQQPVLYPLAPVKTASLVAPPAGKVSDTVVSAEEVDRRLSASGLDGPEEGVRDGFFDTASEEVEKGREGDFARLTNPIEKFIRYFTNRGRKRFETYLARSGKYGDMMRGILSKYGLPEDLIYLALIESGFSPKAYSSAKAAGPWQFISATGRRYGLRIDWWTDERRDAEKSTHAAASYLKDLYGMFESWPLAAAAYNAGEGKIIKAVNRYKSDDFAELIRYRYLKQETKDYVPKMLAALAIAKEPEKYGFSDVVYEAPLDLKKVVVPGGTDLMETARILEVDHEDLRDWNPELRRFCTPPTQADYELRLSAEAASRAEERMEAIRTQAKVTFLQHNVRKKETLDGLAAKYGTSTAILRELNGLKGESLRRVSRLIIPVTGLAAEETAPGKEIAPEQLTMAHMRVEEGRRKAKAGTTRKVVVAEAKKTVRVRKGDTLFLIAKEHGVSVEALAAENGLQADARVQAGKRLVLPEGAAQAPKARAKVVRNKAHRGDS from the coding sequence TTGGAAGCAGGGGCTGGATTCGTCCGGATCTGCGCGTTTCTGCTGGCGCTCCTGGCCGCCTGTCCGGCCGGGACGAGCCTCGCCGGCGCGCAGGCCGCCCGCTCCGCTTCCGGGGATCCCTCCCTGAAAAGCCCGGTTTTCTCCCAGTGGCTCATTTTTTCCCCGGCTGCTTCGTCCACCCAGGCTGCCGCCTCGCAGCAGCCGGTTCTCTACCCCCTTGCGCCCGTCAAAACGGCCTCGCTGGTCGCACCGCCCGCCGGGAAGGTCTCCGACACGGTCGTCTCGGCCGAGGAAGTGGACCGCCGCCTGAGCGCCTCCGGGCTGGATGGGCCGGAGGAAGGGGTGCGGGACGGTTTCTTCGACACCGCTTCCGAAGAGGTGGAGAAGGGGCGGGAAGGCGACTTCGCGCGGCTGACGAACCCGATCGAGAAGTTCATCCGCTACTTCACCAACAGGGGAAGGAAGCGGTTCGAGACGTACCTGGCCCGCTCCGGCAAGTACGGCGACATGATGCGGGGGATCCTGTCGAAGTACGGATTGCCGGAGGACCTGATCTACCTGGCCCTCATCGAGAGCGGCTTCTCCCCGAAGGCGTACTCCTCCGCGAAGGCGGCCGGCCCCTGGCAGTTCATCTCCGCGACGGGCAGGAGATACGGGCTGCGGATCGACTGGTGGACCGACGAGCGCCGCGACGCCGAGAAATCGACCCACGCGGCGGCCTCCTACCTGAAGGACCTCTACGGGATGTTCGAATCGTGGCCGCTGGCGGCCGCGGCGTACAACGCCGGCGAGGGGAAGATCATCAAGGCGGTCAATCGGTACAAGTCCGACGACTTCGCGGAGCTCATCCGGTACAGGTACCTCAAGCAGGAGACGAAGGACTACGTCCCGAAGATGCTCGCCGCCCTGGCCATCGCGAAGGAGCCCGAGAAGTACGGCTTCTCCGACGTGGTGTACGAGGCGCCGCTGGACCTGAAGAAGGTGGTCGTTCCGGGCGGGACGGACCTCATGGAGACGGCGCGGATCCTCGAAGTCGACCACGAGGACCTCCGCGACTGGAACCCCGAGCTTCGCCGCTTCTGCACTCCGCCCACCCAGGCCGACTACGAGCTGCGGCTGTCCGCCGAAGCGGCTTCCCGGGCAGAGGAGCGGATGGAAGCGATCCGCACGCAGGCGAAGGTCACCTTCCTGCAGCACAACGTCCGGAAGAAGGAGACGCTGGACGGCCTCGCGGCGAAGTACGGGACCTCCACCGCGATCCTCCGGGAGCTGAACGGCCTGAAGGGCGAATCGTTGCGGCGCGTCTCCCGGCTCATCATCCCGGTGACCGGCCTCGCCGCCGAGGAGACCGCTCCCGGGAAGGAGATCGCTCCCGAGCAGCTCACCATGGCGCACATGCGGGTGGAGGAAGGGCGGCGCAAGGCGAAGGCCGGCACAACGAGGAAGGTCGTCGTCGCCGAAGCGAAGAAGACGGTTCGCGTGCGCAAGGGGGACACCCTCTTCCTGATCGCGAAGGAGCACGGCGTCTCCGTGGAAGCGCTGGCCGCGGAGAACGGTTTGCAGGCGGACGCCCGGGTACAGGCGGGGAAACGGCTGGTCCTGCCGGAAGGCGCCGCGCAGGCGCCGAAGGCGCGCGCGAAGGTCGTGCGCAACAAGGCGCACCGGGGAGACAGCTAA
- a CDS encoding nitrilase-related carbon-nitrogen hydrolase — MPVSPFDAAAIQFRIDVGDVPANRNRAAAWIVEAARRGARLCVLPEMWSTGFAEERLPGLCRTTPGILHELRTLASDHRLVIAGSLPERVGRGVFNTMYVINATGVVTGEYRKAHLFTPSGEDKWFRRGMAAGTIPTDAGPVGPLICYDLRFPELARKYFLEGASLLCVSAQWPSVRSRHWDVLTVARAVEGQSWLVAANAVGPSGPFRYSGGSVIVSPEGERPAALGEEEGIALATIDPAAAEDIRRRIPCLQDRNPRAYRATRRSG, encoded by the coding sequence ATGCCCGTCTCCCCGTTCGATGCAGCGGCAATTCAGTTCCGGATCGACGTCGGCGACGTCCCCGCGAACCGGAACCGCGCCGCCGCCTGGATTGTCGAGGCCGCCCGGCGGGGGGCGCGGCTGTGCGTCCTGCCGGAGATGTGGAGCACGGGCTTCGCGGAAGAGCGGCTGCCCGGCCTCTGCCGGACGACGCCCGGCATCCTCCACGAGCTGCGGACGCTGGCCTCCGACCATCGGCTCGTGATCGCCGGCTCCCTTCCCGAGCGGGTCGGCCGGGGCGTCTTCAACACGATGTACGTGATCAACGCCACGGGGGTCGTCACCGGCGAATACCGCAAGGCGCACCTGTTCACCCCTTCGGGCGAGGACAAGTGGTTCCGACGCGGGATGGCGGCCGGCACGATCCCGACGGACGCGGGCCCCGTGGGGCCGCTGATCTGCTATGACCTGAGGTTCCCTGAGCTTGCGCGGAAATATTTCCTCGAGGGAGCGTCGCTGCTCTGCGTGTCGGCCCAGTGGCCTTCGGTCCGCTCCCGCCATTGGGACGTCCTGACGGTCGCCCGCGCGGTGGAGGGGCAGTCCTGGCTCGTCGCCGCGAACGCGGTCGGGCCGTCGGGCCCGTTCCGTTATTCCGGGGGTTCGGTCATCGTGTCGCCCGAGGGGGAACGGCCGGCGGCCCTGGGCGAGGAGGAAGGGATCGCGCTGGCGACGATCGATCCGGCCGCCGCCGAAGACATCCGAAGGAGGATCCCGTGCCTGCAGGACAGGAACCCAAGGGCGTACCGGGCGACCCGGCGGTCCGGGTGA